Proteins from a genomic interval of Micromonospora sp. NBC_00389:
- a CDS encoding aldo/keto reductase, which translates to MEQRSFNRLGRTVGVVGLGAWQLGADWGTVSEDDAMAVLAAAVDAGVTFLDTADVYGDGRSEQLIGRFLRSRPDAGLTVATKMGRRVEQRPEAYTLANFRQWTDRSRANLGMDTLDLVQLHCPPTAVFADDAVFDALDTLVAEKAIAGYGVSVETCDQALTAIARPGVASVQIILNALRHKPLERALPAAAAAGVGIIARVPLASGLLSGRYDEHTEFPADDHRNFNRHGAAFDVGETFSGVDFERGLAAVRRMAPLVDADRTMAQFALRWVLDQAGVTVVIPGARDADQARRNAAAADLSPLSADQLAGVREVYDELIRPQVHDRW; encoded by the coding sequence ATGGAACAGCGCAGCTTCAACCGGCTCGGCCGGACCGTCGGGGTGGTCGGCCTGGGTGCCTGGCAGCTCGGCGCCGACTGGGGCACCGTCAGCGAGGACGACGCGATGGCGGTGCTGGCCGCCGCCGTGGACGCCGGGGTCACCTTCCTCGACACCGCCGACGTGTACGGCGACGGCCGCAGCGAGCAGCTGATCGGCCGCTTCCTGCGCTCCCGTCCCGACGCCGGGCTGACCGTGGCCACCAAGATGGGCCGCCGGGTCGAGCAGCGTCCGGAGGCGTACACCCTGGCCAACTTCCGGCAGTGGACGGACCGGTCCCGGGCCAACCTGGGGATGGACACCCTGGACCTGGTCCAGCTGCACTGCCCGCCCACCGCCGTCTTCGCCGACGACGCGGTCTTCGACGCCCTGGACACCCTCGTCGCCGAAAAGGCCATCGCCGGGTACGGGGTCAGCGTGGAGACCTGCGACCAGGCGCTCACCGCGATCGCCCGGCCCGGGGTGGCCAGCGTCCAGATCATCCTCAACGCGCTGCGGCACAAGCCGCTGGAGCGGGCGCTGCCGGCCGCCGCGGCGGCCGGGGTCGGCATCATCGCCCGGGTGCCACTGGCCAGCGGCCTGCTCTCCGGCCGGTACGACGAGCACACCGAGTTCCCGGCCGACGACCACCGCAACTTCAACCGACACGGCGCGGCGTTCGACGTCGGCGAGACGTTCTCCGGAGTCGACTTCGAGCGCGGGTTGGCCGCCGTACGCCGAATGGCGCCGCTGGTCGACGCGGACCGCACGATGGCGCAGTTCGCGCTGCGCTGGGTGCTGGACCAGGCCGGCGTCACCGTGGTCATCCCCGGCGCACGCGACGCCGATCAGGCCCGGCGCAACGCGGCCGCAGCCGACCTGTCGCCGCTCTCGGCCGACCAACTGGCCGGGGTGCGCGAGGTCTACGACGAGCTGATCCGCCCACAGGTGCACGACCGGTGGTGA
- a CDS encoding trans-aconitate 2-methyltransferase, whose product MWDPATYLRYGDERSRPFHDLVARIPAERPRTVVDLGCGPGHLTATLAERWPVSRVIGLDSSPEMIDRAAALDAPVDFAVADVRDWRPAGDEDVVVTNAVLQWVPGHQELLRRWATELPAGAWLAMQVPGNFAAGSHRALREVADRPAWRAELAPLLRADPVDDPADYAALLTGAGCAVDAWETTYVHLLPARPDADHPVLAWMEGTALRPVRAALDAAGWSAFRAELGVRLAAVYPPRQGQVYFPFRRVFVVARTGDPAEENP is encoded by the coding sequence ATGTGGGATCCGGCGACGTACCTGCGCTACGGCGACGAGCGGTCCCGGCCGTTCCACGACCTGGTCGCCCGGATCCCGGCCGAGCGGCCCCGGACGGTGGTCGACCTCGGCTGCGGCCCCGGCCACCTCACCGCCACCCTCGCCGAGCGCTGGCCGGTGAGCCGGGTGATCGGTCTCGACTCCTCGCCGGAGATGATCGATCGCGCCGCCGCCCTGGACGCCCCGGTCGACTTCGCCGTCGCCGACGTGCGGGACTGGCGGCCGGCCGGCGACGAGGACGTGGTGGTGACCAACGCCGTGCTCCAGTGGGTCCCCGGCCACCAGGAGCTGCTGCGGCGCTGGGCCACCGAGCTACCCGCCGGCGCCTGGCTCGCCATGCAGGTCCCGGGCAACTTCGCCGCCGGATCACACCGGGCGCTGCGCGAGGTCGCCGACCGGCCGGCCTGGCGCGCCGAGCTGGCCCCGCTGCTGCGCGCCGACCCGGTCGACGACCCGGCCGACTACGCGGCGCTGCTGACCGGTGCCGGCTGCGCGGTGGACGCCTGGGAGACTACCTACGTGCACCTGCTACCGGCCCGGCCCGACGCCGACCACCCGGTGCTGGCCTGGATGGAGGGCACCGCGCTGCGCCCGGTCCGGGCGGCCCTCGACGCCGCCGGCTGGTCCGCCTTCCGGGCCGAGCTGGGGGTACGCCTCGCCGCCGTCTACCCGCCGCGGCAGGGTCAGGTGTACTTCCCGTTCCGCCGCGTCTTCGTCGTTGCCCGTACCGGCGACCCTGCCGAGGAGAATCCGTGA
- a CDS encoding adenosine deaminase: MTDLSTFIAGLPKVELHVHHVGSASPRIVAELAARHEGRTPVPADPAALADYFEFRDFAHFIEVYLSVVDLIRDPEDVWILTHEVARELARQQVRYAELTITPYSHVRRGIPAPAFCEAIEDARKRASVDFGLDLRWCFDIPGEAGLPAAEETLRIALEERPEGLISFGLGGPEIGVPRPQFRPYFDRARAAGLRSVPHAGETTGPQTIWDALNELGAERIGHGISAAQDPELLAYLAERQIGLEICPTSNVRTRAVANLDEHPLPQLVEAGLLVTINSDDPPMFGTTLNDEYAVAARLLGAGPQGLAGLARNAVTASFLDPVGKQRIMAEIDAHLATAAG, encoded by the coding sequence GTGACCGACCTGTCCACCTTCATCGCCGGCCTGCCCAAGGTGGAGCTGCACGTACACCACGTCGGCTCCGCCTCCCCCCGGATCGTCGCCGAGCTGGCCGCCCGGCACGAGGGACGCACCCCGGTCCCGGCCGACCCGGCGGCGCTCGCCGACTACTTCGAGTTCCGCGACTTCGCGCACTTCATCGAGGTCTACCTGAGCGTCGTGGACCTCATCCGCGACCCGGAGGACGTCTGGATCCTCACCCACGAGGTGGCCCGGGAGCTGGCCCGCCAGCAGGTCCGGTACGCGGAGCTGACCATCACCCCGTACTCGCACGTGCGCCGGGGCATCCCCGCGCCGGCGTTCTGCGAGGCGATCGAGGACGCCCGCAAGCGCGCCTCGGTCGACTTCGGCCTCGACCTGCGCTGGTGCTTCGACATCCCGGGTGAGGCCGGCCTGCCGGCGGCCGAGGAGACGCTGCGCATCGCGTTGGAGGAGCGCCCGGAGGGGCTGATCAGCTTCGGCCTGGGCGGCCCGGAGATCGGCGTACCCCGGCCGCAGTTCCGGCCCTACTTCGACCGGGCCCGGGCGGCCGGGCTGCGCTCGGTGCCACACGCCGGGGAGACCACCGGCCCGCAGACGATCTGGGACGCGCTGAACGAGCTGGGCGCCGAGCGGATCGGGCACGGCATCTCCGCCGCGCAGGACCCGGAGTTGCTCGCGTACCTGGCCGAGCGGCAGATCGGGCTGGAGATCTGCCCGACGTCCAACGTGCGGACCCGGGCGGTGGCCAACCTCGACGAGCACCCGCTGCCCCAGCTGGTCGAAGCCGGGCTGCTGGTCACCATCAACTCCGACGACCCGCCGATGTTCGGCACCACCCTCAACGACGAGTACGCGGTGGCGGCCCGACTGCTCGGGGCGGGTCCGCAAGGGCTGGCAGGGCTGGCCCGCAACGCGGTGACCGCGTC